A genomic segment from Zygotorulaspora mrakii chromosome 1, complete sequence encodes:
- the CIK1 gene encoding Cik1p (similar to Saccharomyces cerevisiae CIK1 (YMR198W) and VIK1 (YPL253C); ancestral locus Anc_6.289): MHNHSRIPSISFNNASGSKGREYPQVKRPRLSSPMLQDLTNQMHTARVSHRNSTDVTQSARLMNKYVFGDAAAIEEVKKRERKILKDILHFKNAISEIEKETSQIRETQLPDLQYSMSKRFTICNEIRKEITKLDSQIQLKDREVDLQRKNEEMAKSNLAKKFSIEVQELENQLKKILDDENAQWNSKILELENLKPDKEIAYEIKQLKEELSKVTEELNTLRLRNEEKYCKYDEELNEKFKNFQGSKKIAMDSLTDEQKQLKDRGKKLELERETLLNEMSELDNITKEVVEKISGIKTSSTEILAQNKPSKEKLDLIERQHKLAKEEFEIVKEIAQQKEIYYNAKFDKMEQEQLRRRRLENSIDELTGKVRRFAYILNDTETSTRYSVDYAGKTLRDISNEKTYTFTRIIPSSLMLENDLLMQEYHMYHEMCLQKGYNFNLISVSEVPSESFRIAVVDYVNSKCHESHQIHLQYVFLSEEMPSQDMLLKTGHELDNEIKLKIEQDSLELDSTRIELMGDLKNLSSIINDRNQTLMSGIGVLKFQLLRKDDLLGRPVNFYFMEINDKKMMKTLDDSVASNQLTSSPIGLIFNKLLSDTKSFFLFHIDQTKENEALLEVSGNLRKLKNFRIKSNDKNRLL; encoded by the coding sequence ATGCACAACCATTCGAGAATACCGTCGATCTCATTTAATAATGCAAGTGGGTCGAAAGGAAGGGAGTACCCACAGGTAAAGCGTCCTAGGTTATCGTCACCAATGTTGCAGGACCTCACAAATCAGATGCACACCGCGCGTGTGTCTCACAGGAACTCAACAGATGTCACACAAAGTGCAAGACTTATGAATAAGTACGTATTTGGAGATGCTGCGGCTATTGAAGaagttaaaaaaagagaaagaaaaatcttaAAGGATATATtgcatttcaaaaatgcaatttctGAAATCGAGAAGGAAACTTCACAGATTCGAGAAACGCAACTACCTGATCTCCAGTATTCTATGTCAAAGAGGTTCACTATCTGTAATGAGATCAGGAAAGAGATAACGAAGCTGGATTCACAGATACAGTTGAAGGACAGGGAAGTTGATTTACAGAGGAAAAACGAAGAAATGGCCAAATCAAATCTGGCtaaaaaattctcaatAGAAGTGCAAGAGCTTGAAAATCAATTAAAGAAAATACtagatgatgaaaatgcGCAATGGAACAGTAAAATCCTGGAATTAGAAAACTTGAAACCAgataaagaaattgcatACGAGATAAAAcagttgaaagaagaactGAGTAAAGTTACAGAAGAGCTAAATACCTTGAGACTGAggaatgaagaaaagtatTGCAAGTATGACGAGGAGCTGAAtgagaaattcaaaaactttcaaggttcaaaaaaaatagctATGGATAGCCTTACTGATGAGCAGAAGCAATTGAAGGATCGAGGAAAAAAGCTTGAACTGGAGCGCGAAACCTTACTGAATGAAATGAGTGAATTGGATAACATCACCAAAGAGGtagttgaaaaaatatcaggTATTAAGACATCATCAACCGAGATCCTGGCTCAAAACAAACCCTCTAAAGAGAAATTAGATCTCATAGAGAGGCAGCATAAATTAGCAAAGGAAGAATTCGAGATAGTCAAAGAGATTGCTCAACAGAAGGAAATTTATTATAATGCCAAGTTCGATAAGATGGAGCAAGAACAACTCAGACGACGCAGGCTGGAgaattcaattgatgagTTAACGGGCAAAGTAAGAAGGTTTGCATATATCTTAAATGATACTGAGACTTCAACGAGATATTCGGTCGATTATGCTGGAAAAACATTACGAGATATATCCAATGAGAAAACTTATACCTTTACGAGAATTATACCCTCTTCACTGATGTTAGAAAATGATTTGCTAATGCAGGAGTATCATATGTATCATGAAATGTGTTTACAGAAAGGGTATAATTTTAACCTAATTTCTGTGAGTGAAGTTCCTTCTGAATCTTTTAGAATCGCCGTGGTAGACTATGTCAATTCCAAATGCCATGAGAGTCATCAAATCCATTTACAATACGTATTCTTGTCAGAAGAAATGCCATCACAAGatatgcttttgaaaaccGGTCATGAGCTCGacaatgaaatcaaactgAAAATAGAGCAGGACTCCTTAGAGCTGGATTCTACCCGCATAGAACTTATGGGGGACCTTAAAAACTTATCATCCATCATCAATGACCGTAATCAAACTTTAATGTCTGGAATTGGcgttttgaaatttcaacttttgaGAAAGGATGACTTGCTTGGCAGACCAGTAAACTTTTATTTCATGGAGATAAATGacaaaaagatgatgaagacaTTGGATGACTCCGTAGCGTCAAATCAACTGACGAGTTCTCCAATCGGCCTAATCTTCAACAAGTTACTATCGGACACAAAGtcattcttcttgtttcaTATTGACCAAACAAAGGAGAATGAAGCACTACTTGAAGTATCTGGAAATCTAaggaaactgaaaaatttcaggataaaatcaaatgataaaaatagACTTTTATAA
- the HFI1 gene encoding Hfi1p (similar to Saccharomyces cerevisiae HFI1 (YPL254W); ancestral locus Anc_6.290), whose protein sequence is MSMVKSQATGISASQLARIDSQELSTTLGGMHNKRQNGPAAAINASKSGETSNSTNADLINQRIDLESLLGGVTDLLGKENWTKYAQVISLFILGKLSRKELCNELDLLFTPIDGSSTNISLSASADASKAPLRGRALLIRMHNHLLLGILANSLKDSPLMGNLSDGTWGFGNGSSLANKKRVNKHNSQIETYKKIVMSLPVNDRQRLKSITKEAGKRGFVLCSVLQARLNTIPKIPIVLNPETLKRVKSNNLKTPLEWSQDIMNGFNAPLATDSYSLPDTESLFLRMVGISREHGLVGTVDTGCVELLSLALDNYLKNILESAIDTVRYRQKKYSEYYDLGDNGFYEPVAEDGKVSPEKEAYAKKESMSLTNEDLYDCFTLFPNLVEPTGAFVSLPAVGLLNDDELVVTNSSIDDLADFSEDRPTFTPLDERNIGTREELNWLIKDILTED, encoded by the coding sequence ATGTCTATGGTCAAATCTCAAGCTACTGGGATCTCTGCTAGTCAATTAGCTCGGATTGATTCGCAGGAATTGAGTACTACATTAGGTGGCATGCACAACAAGCGCCAAAATGGCCCCGCTGCTGCGATAAATGCATCAAAATCCGGAGAGACTTCCAACTCCACTAATGCAGATCTTATTAACCAGAGAATTGATTTGGAGTCATTGCTTGGGGGGGTTACAGACTTGCTGGGGAAAGAGAACTGGACAAAATACGCACAAGTAATTAGTTTGTTCATACTGGGAAAATTATCGAGAAAAGAGCTGTGCAACGAATTAGATTTACTTTTCACACCTATTGATGGATCAAGCACAAATATCAGTCTGAGTGCCAGTGCAGACGCATCGAAGGCCCCCCTGCGTGGCAGGGCCTTGCTGATACGAATGCACAATCACTTGCTGCTCGGGATTCTTGCGAATTCCCTGAAAGATTCTCCATTAATGGGCAACCTATCAGATGGAACATGGGGGTTTGGGAATGGCAGTTCACTggcaaataaaaaaaggGTCAATAAGCATAATTCACAGATAGAAACATATAAAAAGATAGTAATGTCGTTACCAGTAAATGATCGGCAGAGACTGAAATCTATTACAAAAGAAGCCGGTAAAAGGGGATTTGTTCTTTGTTCTGTATTGCAAGCTAGGTTAAATACAATTCCAAAGATACCGATTGTATTAAATCCTGAGACTCTGAAAAGAGTCAAGAGTAATAATTTAAAAACACCATTGGAGTGGTCACAAGACATAATGAATGGATTCAATGCACCACTCGCTACCGATAGTTATTCTTTACCAGATACTGAGTCTTTATTTCTCAGAATGGTGGGAATATCGCGTGAACATGGCTTAGTTGGTACCGTAGACACTGGTTGTGTTGAGCTGCTTTCTTTGGCTTTGGacaattatttgaaaaatatactTGAATCAGCAATTGACACAGTACGATATCgacagaaaaaatattcagaGTACTATGATCTCGGTGACAACGGATTCTATGAGCCAGTAGCGGAAGATGGAAAGGTTTCTCCAGAAAAGGAGGCCTATGCTAAGAAAGAAAGTATGTCGTTGACTAACGAAGATCTCTACGACTGTTTCACTTTATTCCCCAACCTTGTAGAGCCGACCGGCGCGTTTGTTAGTTTACCAGCAGTGGGACTTTTAAACGATGATGAGCTCGTTGTAACTAACAGTAGTATTGATGACCTTGCCGATTTTTCTGAAGATAGACCAACTTTCACACCATTGGATGAGCGTAATATTGGTACTAGagaagaattgaattgGCTGATAAAGGATATTTTAACAGAGGACTAA
- the BBP1 gene encoding Bbp1p (similar to Saccharomyces cerevisiae BBP1 (YPL255W); ancestral locus Anc_6.291), with protein sequence MLWSSADTPSQDGTENGYGGLYKWTMDALFGSRISPSRKFREFSQDDTNYNVNLTGQRLHRTFDKPLVEAGSERLRSTSLSGLDPTFYNRYELLPELSDDDGVDADIDVYNRRKNSPFIDHPINPVPQMRKEPTDTFGARKGYQDRPSKKYHDDDDDDFSIVAKSPLADDPIISRLFEGGIKNAVRPSQIPGKFPSPVKVTATKFDYTEEYLSILDQLEKNDRLLSDMNTNLQTKRDLNIKQEETYKMKYRHTRSELIKELKHSKALYDNYYKLYGKYQQLKTLSQDAVQLQTQVSNLETQLVDSAIEKEKQIHSLTKRMFDLEQRVREAESSKEREAQRYEAHIAGLEAQLAARQLPPSGVSSLSFSPSRSHYRDQSSLSDYNAVVDTQFLKNLH encoded by the coding sequence ATGCTTTGGTCCAGTGCCGACACGCCATCCCAAGATGGCACAGAGAATGGTTACGGTGGACTATATAAATGGACAATGGATGCACTATTCGGATCTAGGATATCGCCATCGCGAAAGTTCAGAGAGTTTTCTCAGGACGATACTAATTACAACGTAAATCTCACAGGACAAAGACTTCATAGAACATTTGATAAACCATTAGTAGAAGCGGGATCCGAAAGGCTTAGGTCCACTTCTTTATCAGGTCTTGATCCAACGTTTTACAACCGGTATGAACTATTACCTGAGTTgagtgatgatgatggtgTCGATGCGGACATTGACGTCTATAATCGACGCAAAAACAGCCCTTTTATCGACCACCCCATAAACCCAGTACCGCAAATGAGAAAGGAACCCACGGACACATTTGGTGCGAGAAAGGGATATCAAGACAGGCCATCGAAGAAATATCatgacgacgacgacgacgactTCAGCATTGTAGCCAAATCACCACTTGCAGATGATCCCATAATATCTCGATTATTCGAAGGCGGAATCAAGAATGCTGTACGACCTTCGCAAATTCCGGGCAAATTCCCATCGCCTGTGAAAGTCACTGCCACTAAGTTCGATTATACAGAGGAGTACTTAAGCATTCTGGATCAATTGGAGAAAAACGACAGATTGCTCTCAGATATGAACACTAATCTTCAAACGAAGCGCGACTTGAATATAAAACAAGAAGAGACATACAAAATGAAGTATCGCCACACAAGATCCGAGCTaatcaaagaattgaaacaTTCAAAGGCTCTTTATGATAATTACTACAAACTGTATGGCAAATATCAACAGCTGAAGACACTCAGTCAGGATGCAGTTCAATTACAAACACAAGTGTCCAATTTAGAGACTCAGTTGGTCGATAGTGCTAtagaaaaggaaaagcaaATTCACTCTTTGACGAAAAGAATGTTTGATCTTGAGCAGCGAGTTCGGGAAGCTGAGTCTTCCAAGGAAAGGGAAGCACAAAGGTATGAAGCACACATTGCAGGACTTGAGGCCCAACTTGCAGCACGACAGCTTCCTCCTTCTGGGGTCTCTTCCTTGTCATTCTCACCATCGCGTTCCCATTATCGAGACCAAAGTTCACTGTCGGATTACAATGCGGTCGTAGATACACAGTTCCTCAAAAACCTTCATTAA
- a CDS encoding uncharacterized protein (ancestral locus Anc_6.292) → MSAVEADTAARCLWLDEDGLVVYCNFRSPTYCEFKIMIKSKLIKGWRHTIKRESSIRFINDKGSDDSKHLFKLLWSRDKTLYCDYIEVSRDGTAAVTTEEIMTVAFTISTFYVMWSQGIICLWEKISGNLHLFNTGHNRYLGYLTLYSSACSSASLLRFIDETMSLWAIVRKYDETTKTSSAFLNTYLLPDFILLTTTMLPKGFSQYYFGKESYVTVSKPANFSNVAATNLSSSQLCCSCDMSNRSIIQWYFSPKKPWKEIKLNHRLDMSPELGLDEDIEPTSYIQKQLSMVDFQPAAPVLELQNAFFQ, encoded by the coding sequence ATGAGTGCTGTGGAAGCAGACACAGCAGCGAGATGTCTGTGGCTTGATGAAGATGGATTAGTAGTTTATTGTAATTTTAGAAGCCCAACTTACTGTGAGTTCAAGATAATGATCAAGAGTAAGTTGATTAAAGGGTGGCGGCATACGATTAAGAGAGAGAGCAGCATACGTTTCATAAACGATAAAGGTTCAGATGATTCAAAacatcttttcaaactgCTATGGAGCCGCGATAAAACTCTTTACTGTGACTATATAGAGGTTAGCCGCGATGGGACAGCTGCTGTAACAACAGAAGAAATCATGACAGTAGCTTTCACCATATCCACATTCTACGTGATGTGGTCGCAGGGAATCATATGCCTGTGGGAGAAAATTTCAGGAAACCTTCACCTTTTCAATACGGGACACAACCGATATCTCGGCTACCTCACGCTGTACTCTAGCGCTTGCTCGAGTGCCTCTTTACTCAGATTCATCGACGAAACTATGTCATTATGGGCCATTGTACGCAAATATGATGAGACAACGAAGACTTCGTCTGCTTTTTTGAATACTTATTTATTGCCGGACTTTATATTGTTAACCACAACTATGTTACCAAAAGGCTTCTCTCAATATTACTTTGGTAAGGAATCGTATGTAACGGTAAGCAAGCCCGCCAATTTCTCTAATGTTGCCGCAACCAATCTTAGCTCATCTCAGCTTTGCTGTTCATGCGATATGTCGAACAGATCAATCATTCAATGGTACTTTAGCCCAAAAAAACCTTGGAAGGAGATCAAGCTGAATCATCGCCTTGATATGAGCCCCGAATTAGGGTTAGATGAAGATATAGAGCCTACGAGCTACATACAGAAACAACTCTCCATGGTAGACTTTCAACCAGCTGCCCCAGTATTAGAATTAcaaaatgcattttttcAGTAG